Proteins encoded together in one Quercus lobata isolate SW786 chromosome 3, ValleyOak3.0 Primary Assembly, whole genome shotgun sequence window:
- the LOC115982460 gene encoding probable UDP-arabinopyranose mutase 2 — MAEPSTKVTPPLKDELDIVIPTIRTLDFLESWRPFFEQYHLIIVQDGDPSKTIEVPEGFDYELYNRNDINRILGPRASCISYKDSACRSFAFLISKKKYIFTIDDDCFVAKDPSGKDINALQQHIENLLTPSTPFFFNTLYDPYREGADFVRGYPFSLREGVPTAVSHGLWLNIPDYDAPTQLVKPRERNTRYVDAVLTIPKGTLYPMCGMNLAFNRELIGPAMYFGLFGEGQPIQRYDDMWAGWCSKVVCDHLGLGVKTGLPYLWHSKASNPFSNLKKEYNGLFWQEELIPFFQSVVLSKESTTPQKCYIELSKLVKDKLSKLDPFFNMLADAMVTWIEVWEEFNPSGENSAANP; from the exons ATGGCAGAGCCTTCGACAAAAGTCACACCCCCCTTGAAAGATGAGCTAGACATAGTGATCCCCACTATCAGGACTCTAGATTTCTTAGAGAGTTGGAGGCCTTTCTTCGAGCAGTACCATCTGATCATAGTGCAAGATGGTGACCCATCAAAGACCATAGAGGTCCCAGAAGGCTTCGACTATGAGCTATACAATCGTAACGATATTAATCGGATTCTAGGTCCAAGGGCTTCTTGCATTTCTTACAAGGACTCAGCTTGTCGTTCCTTTGCCTTCCTTATCTCCAAGAAGAAGTATATTTTCACTATTGATGATGATTgcttt GTTGCTAAAGACCCATCTGGGAAAGACATCAACGCGCTTCAACAGCACATAGAGAATCTTCTAACTCCATCCACTCCATTTTTCTTCAACACTCTTTACGACCCATACAGAGAGGGTGCTGACTTCGTCCGTGGATACCCTTTCAGTCTCCGCGAGGGTGTCCCTACTGCTGTTTCTCATGGCCTCTGGCTCAACATCCCTGACTATGATGCTCCTACCCAGCTTGTTAAGCCAAGGGAGAGAAATACCAG GTATGTTGATGCTGTGTTGACAATACCTAAGGGAACCCTATACCCCATGTGTGGTATGAATCTAGCATTCAATCGTGAATTGATTGGACCTGCAATGTACTTTGGACTCTTTGGTGAAGGTCAGCCAATTCAAAGATATGATGATATGTGGGCTGGCTGGTGCTCCAAG GTTGTATGTGACCATTTGGGGTTGGGAGTCAAGACTGGTCTCCCCTACTTATGGCACAGCAAAGCCAGCAATCCATTTTCTAACCTCAAAAAGGAGTACAATGGTCTCTTCTGGCAAGAAGAACTGATCCCATTCTTCCAATCTGTCGTTCTTTCTAAGGAATCCACAACTCCTCAAAAATGCTACATTGAACTCTCCAAGCTGGTCAAGGACAAGCTTAGCAAGCTCGATCCATTTTTTAACATGCTAGCAGATGCCATGGTGACTTGGATTGAAGTTTGGGAAGAGTTTAACCCCTCTGGAGAAAACTCAGCAGCTAACCCTTAA
- the LOC115981444 gene encoding cytochrome P450 85A1-like encodes QMTVLVFWGLILAFCISFALLKWSDLKYRRKRLPPGTMGWPIFGETVDFLKYGPDFMKKKRAKFGSVFKTHILGCPTVISLNQELNRYVLMNEGKGLVPGYPKSMLDVMGKTNIAAVHGSAHKFIRGSLLTLIGPEAIRDQLLPEIDKFMRNFINNWDGKTIDIQEKAIEMAFYAAFRQIIKAEYDLVCKAFKAEFDKAATASLSLPINIPGTNYYEGLQARKKIHKLLKQIMEKRSASGKTHDDMFAELIGNEKSRYHLSEEQIFDQIFAILYSGYETVSVTSMMAIKFLHDHPKALQELREEHLVIRERKKPEEPIDWNDYKSMSFTRAVILETSRLATVVNGVLRKTTQDLELNGFFIPKGWRIYVFTRDINYDPLLYPKPFTFNPWRWMDKSLESHSYCFLFGAGGRLCPGKELGMVKVSTFLHYFVTKYRWEEVGEVEIIKFPRVEVPNGLHVRVSKH; translated from the exons CAAATGACAGTCTTGGTGTTTTGGGGGCTAATTTTGGCCTTCTGTATTAGCTTTGCTCTGCTGAAATGGAGTGACTTAAAATATAGAAGGAAACGCTTGCCACCAGGAACAATGGGGTGGCCAATTTTTGGAGAGACTGTAGATTTTCTCAAGTATGGACCggatttcatgaagaaaaaaagagcaaa GTTTGGAAGTGTATTCAAGACCCACATATTGGGTTGTCCTACCGTTATCTCTCTGAATCAAGAGCTCAACAGATATGTCCTTATGAATGAAGGAAAAGGACTTGTTCCTGGATACCCAAAGTCCATGCTGGATGTAATGGGGAAGACCAATATTGCTGCTGTGCATGGTTCTGCTCACAAATTCATTAGGGGGTCATTGCTAACTCTTATTGGTCCTGAAGCAATTCGAGATCAACTTCTTCCAGAAATTGATAAGTTCATGAGAAATTTTATCAACAACTGGGATGGCAAAACCATTGACATTCAGGAAAAAGCCATTGAG ATGGCTTTTTACGCAGCCTTCAGACAGATTATAAAAGCTGAATATGATTTAGTTTGTAAGGCTTTTAAAGCGGAGTTTGATAAGGCAGCAACAGCATCACTTTCTTTGCCTATCAACATTCCAGGCACAAATTACTACGAGGGTTTACAG GCAAGGAAGAAGATCCATAAACTTTTGAAACAAATTATGGAAAAGAGAAGTGCTTCTGGGAAAACTCATGATGACATGTTTGCCGAGCTTATAGGAAATGAGAAGTCAAGATATCATCTATCCGAAGAGCAGATATTTGATCAAATATTTGCAATACTGTATTCCGGTTATGAAACTGTCTCCGTTACTAGCATGATGGCCATCAAGTTTTTACATGATCACCCTAAAGCTCTTCAAGAACTTAGG GAAGAACATTTAGTAAtacgagaaagaaaaaaaccgGAGGAGCCAATTGACTGGAATGACTACAAGTCTATGAGTTTCACTCGTGCC GTGATCCTCGAAACCTCAAGGTTGGCCACTGTTGTTAATGGAGTACTAAGGAAGACAACACAAGATTTGGAATTGAATG GATTCTTCATTCCAAAAGGATGGAGAATATATGTTTTCACAAGGGATATCAATTATGATCCACTCCTCTATCCAAAGCCTTTTACATTCAATCCCTGGAGATGGATG GATAAGAGCTTGGAGTCTCACAGCTATTGCTTCTTATTTGGAGCTGGAGGCAGGCTGTGTCCAGGAAAGGAATTGGGCATGGTTAAAGTTTCTACATTCCTTCACTATTTTGTTACTAAATACAG ATGGGAGGAAGTTGGAGAAGTAGAGATCATAAAATTTCCCAGAGTTGAAGTACCAAATGGGCTGCACGTAAGGGTATCAAAGCACTAA